The DNA window AAAATCAGCAATAGATTTGCTATCTGGAGTACCCACTGTTATAATTGGTACATTCTTATTTATTTATGTTTCACCGATCCTTATGAATTTTGGTGCTTGGTCCTCAGGTAACTTACTTTTAGCAGCAATTGGTCTATCAATTTTATCTCTACCATATGCTGCATCCCTTATGCAGGAATCATTATCAGCAATTGATATCAGTCTAAAAGAAAGTGCATTAGCCTTGGGGGCAAGCAGATTCACTGCTGGATTTAGAATAGTGAGTAAGGCTGCATTATCAGGAATTTTGAATTCAATAATTCTAACAATAAATAGAATTATAGGGGAAACTATAGTTGTATTAATGGTTGCTGGAGGAGCTGCTATAATTCCTAAATCAATATGGGATCCGGTTAGACCTTTAACCGCTGTTATAGCTAGTGAGATGGGTGAAGTACCAATTGGAAGTGTTCATTATTCTGCGTTATTTGTAGCTGGCTTGATTTTGTTAACGATATCTTTTATTTTAACGATGATATCTAGGAGAGTAACGAGGAGTTGGAAAAATTGAAGAAACAAACAGGAATAGATTCAATAATTTCAATCATTTTCAGGATCATAAGTTATATTGCATTTGGTATAATAATGGCAATAATTATAATAGTTATAGTAGATGGTGCAAGATATTTTACCCCAGCCTTTTTTATTGAATATCCAAGTCAAGGTATGACTGCAGGAGGAATTGGACCAGCTATATTAGGAAGTCTTCTGATGATATTTTTCATACTATTATTTTCAATTCCTATAGGAGTTTTAACAGGTACCTTCCTTTCAGAATATGGCTCAAAATCAAGATTGGGAAGAATAATTGACGTTTCGGTTACCTCGTTATCTGGTGTTCCTTCGGTTGTTTACGGATTGTTTGGATTAGCTCTTTTTTCTATAACTCTTGGATTTGGAACATCACTTCTTAGCGGAAGTTTAACCTTAGCTATAATGACTTTACCAGTAATATCATCATCAGTGAAAGAGGCGCTTGCCTCTCTACCAAGAGAACTAAGAGAATCAGCTTATGCATTAGGAGCAAAAAAAACCGAAACTATTTACAAAATACTATTTCCAGCTGCAAGAAATAGAATAATAACCGCTATATTAATTGGTTCAGGAAGAGTAATTGGAGAAACCGCCCCTGTATTATTGACTGGTGCAGTTTTCTATTCAACTCAGTTACCGAATTCATTACTTGATCCTGTTATGACCCTCCCAACTCATATATACTTTATAACTATGGCATACGGAGAAAATGCACAATGGATGGCAAAAGCTACATCAGCATTCTTAATTATACTTATCTTAGTGATATACTCTATAGCCTTTAAAATAAGAGGAGGGAATCAAAAAAGTTGAGCGAAGAAAATGAAATTGCGATAGAAATTAAAAATTTTAATGGTTGGTACAATCAAAAACAAGCTCTAAAAGATATAAATATGGAAATTAAAAAGAAAAAAGTCAGTGCAATAATAGGACCTTCGGGTTGTGGAAAATCAACGTTGTTAAGAAGCATTAATAGAATCAACGATGAAATTCCAGGATATAGAACTAAGGGAGAAATAATATTTGAA is part of the Petrotoga olearia DSM 13574 genome and encodes:
- a CDS encoding PstC family ABC transporter permease, with the translated sequence MNRRDFKNIINQSIITAVAMVGIVALIGLFIFIIRETIPALTEVGAEIFTSKYWYPTYDPPEYGMLAMIVGSFILTGFASIIVIPIGYIIAFFLYDYATNAEQKIIKSAIDLLSGVPTVIIGTFLFIYVSPILMNFGAWSSGNLLLAAIGLSILSLPYAASLMQESLSAIDISLKESALALGASRFTAGFRIVSKAALSGILNSIILTINRIIGETIVVLMVAGGAAIIPKSIWDPVRPLTAVIASEMGEVPIGSVHYSALFVAGLILLTISFILTMISRRVTRSWKN
- the pstA gene encoding phosphate ABC transporter permease PstA, which translates into the protein MEKLKKQTGIDSIISIIFRIISYIAFGIIMAIIIIVIVDGARYFTPAFFIEYPSQGMTAGGIGPAILGSLLMIFFILLFSIPIGVLTGTFLSEYGSKSRLGRIIDVSVTSLSGVPSVVYGLFGLALFSITLGFGTSLLSGSLTLAIMTLPVISSSVKEALASLPRELRESAYALGAKKTETIYKILFPAARNRIITAILIGSGRVIGETAPVLLTGAVFYSTQLPNSLLDPVMTLPTHIYFITMAYGENAQWMAKATSAFLIILILVIYSIAFKIRGGNQKS